A window of the Brassica oleracea var. oleracea cultivar TO1000 chromosome C1, BOL, whole genome shotgun sequence genome harbors these coding sequences:
- the LOC106297978 gene encoding cell wall / vacuolar inhibitor of fructosidase 1, translating to MKNSSAVTSPPSLSLFLLLLQPFLAQSSDDLIDTICKATPFFDLCEASLRSLSPSPPDTKSIASAMANVVLGNMTDTLGYIQSLIRHSQDPPAERALAQCAEVYRPVVRFNIPQAIEAMGRGEFGFAMYVLGDAQKQSDSCQKWINSAGADDESSVPLTARNKLVKNLCDVAISVIKSLMNGR from the coding sequence ATGAAGAACTCCTCCGCCGTCACATCACCACCGTCTCTCTCCCTCTTCCTCCTCTTGCTCCAACCGTTTCTAGCTCAATCCTCCGATGACCTGATCGACACAATCTGCAAAGCGACACCATTCTTTGACCTCTGTGAAGCTTCTCTCCGCTCTCTCTCTCCCTCACCTCCAGATACAAAGTCTATAGCTTCCGCAATGGCCAACGTTGTGCTCGGAAACATGACCGATACCTTAGGATATATCCAATCACTCATCAGACATTCTCAAGATCCGCCCGCGGAGCGAGCGCTGGCTCAGTGCGCCGAGGTGTACCGGCCGGTGGTCCGGTTCAACATTCCTCAGGCCATCGAAGCAATGGGGCGAGGGGAATTCGGATTCGCAATGTATGTCCTCGGAGACGCTCAGAAACAGTCTGATTCTTGTCAGAAATGGATCAATAGTGCCGGCGCCGACGATGAAAGCTCGGTACCTCTTACGGCTAGAAACAAGCTGGTTAAGAATCTTTGTGACGTGGCGATATCTGTGATTAAGTCTCTAATGAATGGTCGTTAA
- the LOC106338742 gene encoding probable H/ACA ribonucleoprotein complex subunit 1, with protein sequence MGSGPAQSGGSGYGSGYGSGPGYGSGGGRGGGGCQLEQGSHRGDYKFLHLVVFARVPLKQEITSVSSPIILRKLAVQSTVYHLWKQRNNVYHNNNIIGPVVIARMIYREVKNTIMRGGGGGGGGRSVGGGSGGNGSGYGSGYGGSDNYGDSP encoded by the exons ATGGGCTCAGGTCCGGCTCAGAGCGGAGGTTCCGGATACGGATCAGGTTATGGAAGTGGCCCTGGATATGGAAGTGGTGGCGGTAGAGGGGGAGGAGGTTGTCAACTAGAGCAAGGCTCTCATCGTGGGGACTACAAATTCCTACATCTTGTTGTCTTTGCTCGGGTTCCACTGAAACAAGAGATCACTT CTGTTTCAAGCCCTATCATTCTTCGAAAGCTAGCTGTCCAGTCAACTGTCTATCACCTGTGGAAGCAGAGAAACAATGTGTATCATAACAACAACATCATTGGACCAGTGGTGATTGCAAGGATGATATATCGAGAAGTCAAGAACACTATCATG AGAGGGGGAGGAGGTGGCGGTGGAGGCAGAAGTGTTGGTGGGGGTAGCGGTGGAAATGGATCAGGATATGGAAGCGGATACGGGGGAAGTGATAACTACGGTGACTCACCCTAA
- the LOC106343067 gene encoding uncharacterized protein LOC106343067 translates to MGMSLDFDVDLEKGLVHCVNESPEKPLIPTSTENKPVITGEETVGSLENDATPVQSAKPGWGRSDRKENRKKSASKPPRPPRGPSLDAADRKLIREIAELAILKRARVERMRALKKSRAAKAASAASSFGNVFATLLTVIFFFVLVLQGLSPRAAASSGRSPLVDTGKANGGFVSVQYAGTPSASEPDGGYTGPGLAQRLPNLLKPVSGLKRR, encoded by the exons ATGGGAATGAGTCTCGATTTTGATGTCGATCTTGAGAAAGGACTCGTCCACTGCGTCAATGAATCGCCGGAGAAGCCATTGATACCGACTTCTACAGAAAACAAACCGGTAATAACCGGAGAAGAAACCGTCGGTTCGTTAGAAAACGACGCGACTCCGGTTCAGTCTGCGAAACCGGGATGGGGAAGGAGCGATCGGAAGGAGAACCGCAAGAAATCAGCGTCGAAGCCTCCTCGTCCGCCGCGCGGACCGTCTCTAGACGCAGCGGACCGGAAACTGATAAGAGAGATCGCTGAATTGGCGATTCTGAAACGCGCGAGGGTCGAACGTATGAGAGCTTTGAAGAAATCGAGAGCGGCTAAAGCTGCGTCTGCGGCTTCTTCTTTCGGCAATGTATTTGCCACGCTTCTCACCGTTATATTCTTCTTCGTCCTCGTTTTGCAAG GATTGTCACCGAGAGCAGCCGCTAGCTCCGGGAGATCTCCGTTAGTAGATACCGGAAAAGCTAATGGTGGTTTTGTTTCGGTTCAATATGCGGGAACTCCGTCTGCGAGTGAACCGGATGGTGGTTATACCGGTCCGGGTTTAGCACAGAGATTGCCGAA TTTACTAAAACCGGTTTCCGGTTTGAAAAGAAGATGA